Proteins encoded within one genomic window of Thiothrix litoralis:
- the ribB gene encoding 3,4-dihydroxy-2-butanone-4-phosphate synthase: MQFNTTEEILKDLAEGKMVVIVDDEDRENEGDLLMVASLTRPEDINFMAKEGRGLVCLTLTRERCKQLNLPLMISGTDEAHSTNFTISIEAAEGVTTGISAYDRAHTIRTAVAPNALPADIEQPGHIFPLMAQPGGVLTRAGHTEAGCDYARLAGFEPAATIVEILNEDGTMARRPDLEIFAEKHGLKMGSIEDLIRYRVQHEKSIERVFEKEVQTEYGPFHLVAYKELAKQDIHLALVKGEIGADDTVMVRVHLENELCDLLALTEPGCGWPLRGVMQRIQEEGKGVIVILREPIQPQDVLNRLKGFESQPVVQDNTRSSPAELKTYGIGAQILSDLGVHRMLVMSAPRRLHGIAGFGLEIVDYIQD, encoded by the coding sequence ATGCAATTCAACACCACAGAAGAGATTCTTAAAGACCTCGCAGAAGGCAAAATGGTCGTTATCGTTGACGACGAAGACCGCGAAAACGAAGGCGACCTGTTGATGGTGGCCTCCCTGACACGCCCGGAAGACATCAACTTCATGGCCAAGGAAGGGCGTGGTCTGGTGTGCCTGACCCTGACCCGTGAACGCTGCAAACAGTTGAATTTGCCGCTGATGATTTCCGGGACGGATGAAGCACACAGCACCAACTTCACCATTTCGATTGAAGCGGCGGAAGGTGTCACCACCGGCATTTCAGCTTACGACCGTGCCCACACCATCCGCACTGCTGTTGCGCCGAATGCCTTGCCTGCCGACATTGAGCAGCCGGGGCATATTTTCCCGCTGATGGCGCAGCCAGGTGGGGTGCTGACTCGCGCAGGCCATACCGAAGCCGGTTGTGATTATGCGCGTTTGGCAGGTTTCGAGCCTGCGGCGACGATTGTGGAAATCCTCAACGAAGATGGCACGATGGCTCGCCGCCCCGATCTGGAAATTTTCGCCGAAAAGCACGGCCTGAAAATGGGCAGTATCGAAGACCTGATCCGTTATCGGGTACAGCACGAAAAAAGCATCGAGCGCGTGTTTGAAAAAGAAGTGCAAACCGAATACGGCCCTTTCCATCTGGTGGCTTATAAGGAATTGGCTAAGCAAGATATTCATCTGGCATTGGTCAAGGGCGAAATCGGCGCTGATGATACCGTGATGGTGCGGGTGCATTTGGAAAATGAATTATGTGACCTGTTGGCCTTGACCGAACCGGGCTGCGGTTGGCCGTTACGCGGGGTGATGCAGCGTATTCAGGAAGAAGGCAAAGGCGTTATTGTCATCCTGCGCGAGCCTATTCAGCCACAAGATGTGTTAAATCGCTTGAAAGGGTTTGAATCTCAACCAGTTGTACAGGACAATACTCGTTCTTCTCCGGCTGAATTAAAAACCTACGGGATCGGGGCGCAAATCCTCTCTGACCTCGGTGTCCACCGGATGCTTGTGATGAGTGCTCCACGGCGTTTGCATGGCATTGCCGGTTTTGGTCTGGAAATTGTTGATTATATTCAGGATTAA
- the ribD gene encoding bifunctional diaminohydroxyphosphoribosylaminopyrimidine deaminase/5-amino-6-(5-phosphoribosylamino)uracil reductase RibD, producing the protein MNFTPDDHRYMARALQLARRGLYTTQPNPRVGCVIVRDGQIVGEGWHERVGEPHAEVHALRMAGEAARGAAAYVTLEPCSHYGRTPPCANALVQAGVARVVAAMVDPNPLVAGKGLQMLQQAGITTAAGLLESEARALNPGFISRMERNRPYIRLKMAMSLDGRTAMESGESVWITGEAARRDVQLLRAQAGAILTGIGTVLADNPLLNVRLSADELGISGEVRQPTRVVLDSALQFPLNAAMLTLPGDILLYTCSADVQKIAQLEKAGAKVRHFSGNTLQLSDVMTALVEDGISEVHVEAGATLGGALVEQGFADELVIYLAPHLMGSSARALFNLPHIAQMSERIPLEIRDIRAVGQDWRIIASLQTRG; encoded by the coding sequence ATGAATTTTACCCCCGACGACCACCGTTACATGGCACGGGCGCTGCAACTGGCGCGACGCGGGCTTTACACGACCCAACCTAACCCACGCGTGGGTTGTGTGATCGTGCGTGATGGGCAAATCGTCGGCGAAGGCTGGCACGAACGTGTCGGTGAACCACACGCCGAAGTCCACGCCTTACGCATGGCGGGTGAAGCCGCTCGCGGAGCTGCTGCTTATGTAACCCTCGAACCCTGTTCCCATTACGGGCGCACGCCGCCGTGTGCCAATGCTTTGGTGCAAGCAGGTGTGGCGCGGGTTGTTGCCGCAATGGTTGACCCCAACCCGCTGGTGGCTGGCAAAGGTTTACAGATGCTGCAACAGGCTGGCATTACCACCGCGGCGGGATTGCTGGAAAGTGAAGCACGCGCCCTCAACCCCGGTTTCATTTCGCGCATGGAACGCAACCGCCCCTACATCCGCCTGAAAATGGCGATGAGCCTTGACGGACGTACCGCGATGGAATCCGGCGAAAGCGTGTGGATCACGGGTGAAGCTGCGCGGCGGGATGTGCAATTACTACGGGCGCAAGCAGGCGCAATCCTCACAGGTATCGGCACAGTGCTGGCGGATAACCCTTTGCTCAACGTGCGCCTGAGTGCCGATGAACTGGGGATTAGCGGTGAAGTGCGCCAGCCTACACGGGTAGTGCTCGACTCTGCGTTACAATTCCCCTTGAACGCTGCCATGCTCACCTTACCGGGTGACATTCTCCTGTACACCTGTAGCGCTGATGTGCAAAAAATAGCGCAACTGGAAAAAGCCGGGGCAAAAGTCCGGCATTTTTCCGGCAACACGTTGCAACTGTCCGACGTCATGACTGCTTTGGTGGAGGATGGCATTAGCGAAGTTCACGTCGAAGCGGGGGCAACCCTCGGCGGTGCGCTGGTCGAACAGGGTTTTGCTGACGAGTTGGTGATTTACCTTGCCCCGCACCTGATGGGTTCCAGCGCCCGCGCCTTGTTCAATTTGCCACATATTGCGCAGATGAGTGAGCGCATTCCGTTGGAAATTCGTGATATTCGCGCAGTAGGGCAAGATTGGCGTATTATTGCCAGCCTGCAAACCAGAGGTTAA
- the recB gene encoding exodeoxyribonuclease V subunit beta has protein sequence MQTLDAKAVPLAGTNLIEASAGTGKTWTISWLYLRLVAVYGLPVDKILVVTYTDAATAELRDRIRKRLADALAYLENRPHDETYAELLTETASSQDCIQRLQLALVSFDEAAVFTIHGFCKRVLSENAFEARLPFESELVTNEDNLLTELTDKFWYQYFLKPDPLHLMLLQKGNLTPDSLLATVRDFIGKPYLHEDIAEVTVETFSACNSAFLAQVEVCAAWWHDAGETIRELLLNALQAKVLNGQSYKADKLPEWFATLDTLFANKVMPKGAESVLERLTTPYLQQKTNKGKQTPAHAFFDALEQLLVLQQPLQELLPLALENIRLKLLHHLRHELPIRKQQLGILTFDDLLLHLREALARHPELAPRLATKYQAALIDEFQDTDPIQYEIFERLYRDQLAQPVFYVGDPKQAIYGFRGADIYTYLKAAKATSHHHTLKHNFRSHPDLLAALNHLFAQSDQPFRSDISYEAVEAGKDQDDLVAEPALAAVRLWDWDSLEDGVNKPVVLEGIASAVANDIARLLNAARAGNARIGNRSVMSSDIAVLVRENQQGEQVKQALLARGIASVQKSRDSIFSTREASEFRAVLRAIAEPGNETALKQALVTELFGFTAQRLLALDEEPAELEAELEAFHRWHKTWHSQGFMPMFRQWMLQRGHYARLLGLADGERRLTNLLHLAELVHTESRLQGHGMHALIRWLQQKAEAAEKDEAHELRLESDENLVQITTIHKSKGLEYGIVYCPYLWLERDAHAKTNTWFSWYDADSGEGMSRLQAETLASEAARQRFREAEQAENLRLLYVALTRAKYHCTIALVSGQIKQFDYYSALGWLLFGKLTQGHDILGKLRKEGMQAPERQTLMHQQLERIVAASEGRISHEVIPVDDDLMTYQPETGDVQTAIRRYQPRYTPVPKVGSFSGLSSGKEDERPDYDTLAFASATFASTTLSERNTAFPRGTKAGSCLHKMLEELDFTQPLVEQQDKVLLPALTRHGLPERWLTAAEVLLENTLNTPLLLLPLGGEGLGMGGNGAAVIRLAGLTKGQRLDELEFYFPVERLRLKPLQALLHQHLPPEWEAIHAAIDRLKFTELTGYMKGFIDLVFAADGQYFVVDYKSNDLGATPADYTHATMEQAMAEHHYYLQYLIYCLALHRYLRQRVAGYDWDVQVGGALYLFLRGMMPDQAGSGVFFHKPDARLIEALDHLIQ, from the coding sequence ATGCAAACCCTTGATGCTAAAGCTGTCCCGCTAGCGGGAACCAATCTGATCGAAGCCAGCGCCGGGACGGGCAAGACTTGGACAATTTCCTGGTTATACCTGCGTCTAGTAGCGGTGTATGGCTTGCCCGTCGACAAAATTCTGGTGGTGACTTACACCGACGCGGCGACCGCAGAGTTGCGCGACCGTATCCGCAAGCGCTTGGCCGATGCGCTGGCCTATCTGGAAAACCGCCCGCACGACGAAACCTACGCCGAATTGCTCACCGAAACCGCCTCATCGCAGGACTGTATTCAGCGTCTACAACTGGCGTTGGTCAGTTTTGATGAAGCAGCCGTGTTCACCATCCACGGTTTCTGCAAGCGGGTGCTATCGGAAAATGCCTTTGAAGCACGCCTGCCGTTTGAAAGCGAACTGGTGACGAATGAAGATAACCTGCTCACCGAATTGACCGACAAATTCTGGTATCAATACTTTCTCAAGCCTGACCCGCTGCACCTGATGCTATTGCAAAAAGGCAATCTGACCCCGGATAGCTTGCTGGCAACAGTACGTGATTTCATCGGCAAGCCCTATTTGCACGAAGACATTGCTGAAGTCACCGTGGAAACCTTCAGTGCCTGCAACAGCGCATTTCTGGCGCAAGTCGAGGTTTGTGCCGCTTGGTGGCATGACGCTGGCGAGACTATTCGCGAGTTGTTGTTGAATGCCTTGCAGGCCAAAGTGTTAAACGGTCAAAGCTATAAAGCCGACAAACTGCCCGAGTGGTTTGCCACCTTAGATACCTTGTTTGCCAACAAAGTGATGCCCAAAGGTGCGGAAAGTGTTCTGGAACGGCTGACCACGCCTTACCTGCAACAGAAAACCAATAAGGGTAAACAGACCCCAGCCCATGCCTTTTTTGACGCACTGGAGCAATTGCTGGTGTTGCAGCAGCCCTTACAGGAGCTGTTGCCGTTGGCGCTGGAAAATATCCGTCTGAAATTGCTGCATCATCTGCGTCATGAATTGCCGATCCGCAAGCAGCAACTTGGCATCCTCACCTTCGACGATTTGCTGCTGCATTTGCGGGAAGCGCTGGCGCGGCATCCTGAGCTTGCGCCCCGGCTGGCGACGAAATATCAGGCGGCCTTGATTGATGAATTTCAGGATACTGACCCGATCCAGTACGAGATTTTCGAGCGCCTTTACCGTGACCAGCTAGCACAGCCGGTGTTTTACGTCGGCGACCCCAAGCAAGCGATTTACGGCTTCCGGGGTGCGGATATTTACACCTATTTGAAAGCGGCTAAAGCTACCAGCCATCACCATACCCTGAAACACAATTTCCGCTCCCACCCGGACTTGCTCGCGGCGCTCAACCACTTGTTTGCGCAATCCGACCAGCCGTTCCGCAGCGACATCAGCTACGAAGCGGTGGAAGCGGGTAAAGATCAGGATGATTTGGTGGCGGAGCCAGCCCTCGCGGCAGTACGTCTGTGGGATTGGGATTCACTCGAAGACGGCGTTAACAAACCCGTGGTGCTGGAAGGCATTGCCTCGGCAGTTGCCAACGACATTGCCCGCTTGCTGAATGCTGCCCGCGCAGGCAACGCCCGTATCGGCAATCGCTCGGTGATGAGCAGCGACATCGCCGTTCTGGTGCGCGAAAATCAGCAGGGCGAACAGGTCAAACAGGCATTGCTGGCACGCGGCATTGCCAGTGTGCAGAAATCCCGCGACAGCATTTTTAGTACCCGCGAAGCCAGCGAATTCCGTGCGGTATTGCGGGCGATTGCCGAACCGGGTAACGAAACTGCCTTGAAACAAGCGCTGGTCACCGAGTTGTTTGGGTTTACTGCCCAACGTTTGCTAGCGCTGGATGAAGAACCGGCGGAGTTGGAAGCCGAGCTGGAAGCCTTTCACCGCTGGCACAAAACCTGGCACTCGCAGGGCTTCATGCCCATGTTTCGCCAGTGGATGCTGCAACGCGGTCATTACGCCCGTTTGCTGGGGTTGGCGGATGGCGAACGCCGCCTCACCAACCTGTTGCACCTTGCGGAACTGGTGCATACCGAAAGCCGTTTGCAAGGCCACGGGATGCACGCGCTGATCCGCTGGTTACAGCAAAAGGCGGAAGCGGCTGAAAAAGACGAAGCGCATGAATTGCGCTTGGAAAGCGACGAGAATCTGGTGCAAATCACCACCATCCACAAAAGCAAGGGGCTGGAATACGGTATCGTTTACTGCCCGTATTTGTGGCTGGAACGCGATGCCCATGCGAAAACCAACACTTGGTTCAGTTGGTATGATGCCGATAGCGGAGAAGGCATGTCGCGCCTGCAAGCGGAAACGCTGGCCAGTGAGGCTGCCCGCCAGCGTTTCCGCGAGGCTGAACAGGCTGAAAACCTGCGGCTGTTGTACGTGGCACTGACCCGCGCCAAATACCATTGCACTATTGCCTTGGTCAGTGGGCAAATCAAGCAGTTCGACTATTACTCGGCACTGGGCTGGTTGCTGTTTGGCAAGCTGACGCAGGGGCACGACATTCTCGGCAAATTACGCAAGGAGGGGATGCAAGCCCCGGAACGTCAAACCTTGATGCACCAGCAACTGGAGCGCATCGTCGCTGCATCTGAGGGGCGCATCAGTCACGAGGTGATACCTGTTGATGACGATCTGATGACCTACCAGCCTGAAACCGGGGACGTGCAAACGGCTATCCGGCGTTACCAGCCGCGTTATACCCCCGTGCCCAAGGTCGGCAGTTTTAGCGGGTTATCCTCGGGCAAGGAAGATGAGCGCCCGGATTACGATACGCTGGCCTTCGCGTCGGCTACATTCGCTTCGACTACGCTCAGCGAGCGGAACACGGCGTTTCCACGCGGGACGAAGGCAGGCAGTTGCCTGCACAAGATGCTGGAAGAGCTGGATTTCACTCAGCCCTTGGTCGAACAGCAGGATAAAGTGCTATTGCCTGCGTTGACGCGACACGGCTTGCCAGAACGCTGGCTGACCGCAGCCGAAGTATTGCTGGAAAACACCCTCAACACGCCTTTGCTCCTTTTACCCCTTGGGGGGGAAGGGCTAGGGATGGGGGGTAACGGCGCAGCCGTCATCCGTTTGGCTGGTCTCACCAAAGGGCAGCGTTTGGATGAGCTGGAGTTCTATTTCCCGGTGGAGCGCTTGCGGTTGAAACCGTTGCAGGCGTTATTGCACCAGCATTTGCCGCCTGAGTGGGAAGCTATCCATGCGGCTATCGACAGGTTGAAATTCACCGAGTTGACGGGTTATATGAAGGGCTTTATTGACCTGGTGTTTGCGGCTGATGGGCAGTATTTCGTGGTGGATTACAAGTCCAATGATTTGGGCGCAACCCCGGCGGATTACACCCATGCAACGATGGAGCAGGCGATGGCGGAACACCATTACTACCTGCAATACCTGATTTACTGTCTGGCCTTGCACCGTTATTTACGGCAGCGGGTGGCGGGATATGATTGGGATGTGCAGGTCGGCGGGGCGTTGTACCTGTTCTTGCGTGGCATGATGCCGGATCAGGCGGGTTCCGGGGTGTTTTTCCATAAGCCGGATGCTCGCCTGATCGAGGCGCTGGATCATTTAATCCAGTAA
- a CDS encoding UPF0175 family protein, whose amino-acid sequence MHAIAIRELRNNPASLTRSLEQNEYVFITKHGKPIGVAIPLTDENLQIGLTKATALQAWRNGDISLGKMAELVHMEKRELRHVLSSMGLPMIDYPADEVSAEIDFLLQADPV is encoded by the coding sequence ATGCACGCCATTGCCATCCGCGAACTGCGGAATAATCCAGCCAGCCTGACGCGTTCGCTAGAACAAAACGAATACGTTTTCATCACTAAACACGGTAAGCCGATTGGTGTTGCCATTCCATTGACGGATGAAAACCTGCAAATTGGTTTGACCAAAGCAACCGCCTTACAAGCATGGCGCAACGGTGATATTTCTTTGGGGAAAATGGCAGAACTGGTACATATGGAGAAGCGAGAGCTACGTCATGTACTCTCCAGCATGGGTTTGCCAATGATTGATTATCCGGCTGATGAGGTATCAGCAGAAATTGACTTCCTTTTGCAAGCTGATCCCGTATGA
- the nusB gene encoding transcription antitermination factor NusB, with translation MAGHKPLSESQQLIARRRVSRRLAMQGAYQWLITGNSFQEIYLYFQEELELAADFRKSDTAFFHKLLRCAIEGGAELEARISPHLDRSLAQVDPIEHAVLRVATCELLNHLETPYKVVVNEYVNLAKKYGAEQAHKFINGVLDKVATEIRPFESQANRK, from the coding sequence ATGGCAGGACACAAACCCCTTTCGGAGTCCCAGCAACTGATTGCCCGTCGTCGCGTTTCGCGGCGGCTGGCCATGCAAGGGGCTTACCAGTGGTTGATTACGGGCAACAGTTTTCAGGAAATTTACCTGTATTTTCAGGAAGAGCTGGAGCTGGCAGCGGATTTCCGCAAGTCTGACACGGCTTTTTTCCACAAGTTGCTACGTTGCGCGATTGAAGGGGGCGCAGAACTAGAAGCCCGCATTTCTCCGCATCTTGACCGTTCCTTGGCACAAGTTGACCCGATTGAACACGCTGTTTTGCGGGTAGCGACCTGTGAATTGCTCAATCACCTCGAAACACCTTACAAGGTGGTGGTGAACGAGTACGTCAATCTGGCGAAAAAGTATGGCGCGGAACAGGCACACAAGTTTATCAATGGCGTGCTGGATAAGGTGGCAACCGAGATCCGCCCTTTTGAGTCCCAAGCCAATCGCAAATAA
- a CDS encoding DUF3368 domain-containing protein, whose product MKELIVADSSPLITLLNIGRFNLLGKLFTHIIVPSMVAEEVGRGETSDSVWFTMQQSGFVRLVILPADQRLSVLLLQIDPGESEAILLADQLKLPLLIDDKAGRKMASLMGLKITGLVGILGALKKQGEITSTEMPEILDALENVEFRLSVDLKRRLLE is encoded by the coding sequence ATGAAGGAATTGATTGTTGCTGACAGTTCTCCGCTGATTACGCTTCTCAACATAGGGCGTTTTAACCTGTTGGGGAAATTGTTTACCCATATCATTGTTCCATCAATGGTTGCGGAGGAAGTGGGTAGGGGGGAAACCAGTGATTCTGTGTGGTTTACCATGCAACAATCTGGGTTCGTGCGTTTAGTCATATTGCCAGCCGACCAACGTTTGTCTGTACTGTTGTTGCAGATTGATCCCGGTGAGTCAGAAGCTATACTGCTTGCTGATCAACTCAAGTTACCCTTGCTTATTGACGATAAAGCGGGGCGTAAGATGGCAAGTTTGATGGGGTTGAAAATTACCGGATTAGTAGGCATTTTGGGAGCGCTTAAAAAACAGGGCGAGATTACTTCTACAGAAATGCCTGAAATTTTGGACGCTCTGGAAAACGTAGAATTCCGTTTAAGCGTCGATTTAAAACGTCGTTTGCTTGAATAA
- the tnpC gene encoding IS66 family transposase, whose product MNELTITTDFTDIALPTDLAASQQLNRDLLTLVVALQARVKQLEAELTELKERLNDSSATSSNPPSRDTPEQRAQRERKPKSPLKRGGQPGHSKHERALVEESRLDAIQHYYPEGCCRCGGHLVLETTPSQRHQVFDLPEVAYQVTEHRLYAGTCSCCGKRQVAELPEDIPSGQMGAGLISWITLMNGACRLSTRQIQLLLEEQWQLSFSSGAISEATAPVSRWLAPLYAQAGDAVRSSPVVNADETSHYRGREREWLWVMCSPQVVYFMTHYSRGKGAADELLGKFNGVLVTDQHGGYNHHPNERRQLCWAHIIRKFKKIAQRYGRAGILGKRLLRLARLIVHLHNRKLAGAYSDRLYRQRMDKLREAFRQTLVAGSGLRQAQHPDKPTKTANQCQRLRDDDLMLWTFLRHSGVPLTNNAAERAIRPYVIWRKTSFFSQSFRGDQFRPLILTIVETCKRLGISAYRIIRQACQQALAKKPVTVRLPIPPPRVLNPVTGLIAA is encoded by the coding sequence ATGAACGAGCTAACGATCACCACCGATTTTACTGATATTGCGTTGCCAACCGATTTGGCAGCTTCTCAGCAGCTTAACCGTGATCTGCTGACGTTGGTGGTTGCGTTGCAGGCACGGGTAAAACAACTGGAAGCGGAACTGACAGAACTGAAAGAACGCCTGAATGACTCCTCCGCCACCTCCTCTAACCCCCCGTCACGTGACACGCCCGAACAACGCGCCCAACGCGAGCGCAAACCGAAAAGCCCGTTAAAACGCGGCGGTCAGCCAGGACACAGCAAACATGAACGCGCCTTGGTGGAGGAATCACGCCTGGATGCTATCCAGCATTACTATCCCGAAGGCTGTTGCCGTTGTGGTGGTCATCTGGTGCTGGAAACCACGCCGAGCCAGCGTCATCAGGTATTTGACCTACCGGAAGTTGCTTATCAAGTAACGGAACACCGCCTGTATGCGGGTACGTGTAGTTGCTGCGGGAAACGTCAGGTAGCCGAGTTACCCGAAGACATCCCCAGCGGGCAGATGGGTGCTGGCTTGATCAGTTGGATCACCCTGATGAACGGGGCGTGCCGCCTGTCCACGCGGCAAATCCAGTTACTGCTGGAAGAACAATGGCAGTTATCCTTCAGTAGCGGTGCGATCAGTGAGGCTACTGCCCCCGTCAGCCGTTGGTTAGCACCCTTATATGCTCAGGCGGGTGATGCGGTGCGTAGCAGCCCGGTGGTAAACGCGGATGAAACCAGTCACTACCGTGGGCGCGAACGTGAATGGTTATGGGTGATGTGTTCGCCACAGGTGGTGTACTTCATGACGCATTACTCACGCGGCAAAGGTGCAGCGGACGAATTGCTGGGAAAATTCAATGGCGTACTCGTGACCGACCAGCACGGCGGCTATAATCACCACCCCAATGAACGACGGCAACTGTGCTGGGCGCACATTATCCGTAAGTTCAAAAAAATAGCACAACGTTACGGGCGTGCAGGCATCTTAGGGAAGCGTTTGCTGCGTCTGGCACGCCTGATTGTCCACTTGCATAACCGCAAGCTCGCAGGTGCTTACTCGGACAGGTTGTACCGGCAACGCATGGATAAACTCCGCGAAGCCTTCCGCCAGACATTGGTAGCAGGTAGCGGCTTACGTCAAGCACAACATCCTGATAAGCCGACTAAAACCGCCAACCAGTGCCAACGCTTACGGGATGATGACCTGATGTTATGGACATTTTTGCGTCATTCCGGTGTTCCTCTGACCAACAATGCTGCCGAACGGGCTATCCGCCCCTATGTCATCTGGCGTAAGACCAGCTTTTTTAGCCAATCTTTCCGAGGTGATCAATTCCGCCCGTTAATACTGACTATCGTGGAAACCTGCAAACGCCTAGGTATCAGCGCTTACCGAATTATCCGCCAAGCGTGTCAGCAGGCATTGGCTAAAAAGCCGGTGACGGTGCGTTTGCCTATTCCCCCTCCGCGAGTATTGAATCCGGTGACTGGACTTATTGCCGCTTAA
- a CDS encoding riboflavin synthase, which translates to MFTGIIESIGTIRDMQPKGGDMRLTLATGKLDMSDVALGDSIAVNGVCLTAIAFDSSSFSADVSRETLSLTSLGNLSRGSKVNLEKALTLQTRLGGHLVSGHVDGLGEIISRHDDARSVRFSIRAPDSLAKYISAKGSITVDGTSLTVNKVDGSTFELNIVPHTLEETIIADYRSGTKVNLEVDVIARYLERLLLGDKAAYPTTGGGITEAFLAEHGFMK; encoded by the coding sequence ATGTTTACCGGCATTATCGAATCCATTGGCACGATCCGCGACATGCAGCCCAAAGGCGGCGACATGCGCTTGACCCTTGCGACCGGCAAATTGGACATGAGTGATGTTGCCCTCGGCGACAGCATTGCGGTGAATGGTGTGTGTTTGACGGCGATTGCCTTTGATAGCAGCAGTTTCAGCGCTGACGTTTCCCGCGAAACCTTATCCCTGACCAGCCTTGGCAATCTGTCACGTGGCTCGAAAGTGAATCTGGAAAAAGCCCTGACCCTGCAAACCCGTCTCGGTGGACATTTGGTCAGCGGTCACGTCGATGGTTTGGGTGAAATCATCAGCCGTCACGACGATGCGCGTTCGGTGCGTTTCAGCATCCGCGCCCCGGATAGCCTCGCCAAATACATTTCGGCGAAAGGCTCGATCACGGTCGATGGCACCAGCCTCACCGTCAACAAGGTCGATGGCAGCACCTTTGAACTCAATATCGTCCCGCACACGCTGGAGGAAACCATCATCGCCGACTACCGCAGCGGCACGAAGGTGAATCTGGAGGTCGATGTCATTGCCCGTTACCTTGAGCGCCTGCTGCTGGGCGACAAAGCTGCATATCCGACCACGGGTGGCGGTATTACTGAAGCATTCCTCGCCGAACACGGCTTTATGAAGTGA
- a CDS encoding sulfite exporter TauE/SafE family protein — protein sequence MHDWMAYLLAAFAALAAGAINALAGGGTLITFPTLIALGIPPVAANITSTVALCPGYFGATLAQLGDIRSQSQRLWLVLPAAVVGGVLGGILLLNTNEKVFQSLVPFLILSASLLLAVQAPLRGWLNHRLQAHSAQGIPTVWVIPLILLAAVYGGYFGAGLSVIVLAALALILDDSLTRLNALKQAVAFGVNVATAVFFLFSGKVVWSLAFVMAIGALIGGVLGGKLAGSINPATLRWLVVSIGILVAVVYWIK from the coding sequence ATGCACGACTGGATGGCCTATTTACTCGCGGCATTCGCAGCCTTAGCCGCTGGCGCGATTAACGCCCTCGCCGGTGGCGGCACACTGATTACTTTCCCAACCTTAATTGCCTTGGGCATTCCCCCGGTCGCAGCCAATATCACCAGCACGGTAGCGCTCTGCCCCGGTTATTTCGGCGCAACCCTCGCGCAACTCGGCGACATCCGCAGCCAATCACAGCGTTTGTGGCTGGTATTACCCGCAGCCGTCGTCGGCGGCGTGCTGGGTGGCATCTTGCTGCTGAATACCAATGAAAAGGTTTTCCAGTCACTCGTGCCTTTTTTGATTCTCTCCGCCTCGCTGTTGCTGGCAGTACAAGCGCCCTTACGTGGCTGGCTTAACCACCGTTTGCAGGCACACAGCGCCCAAGGTATCCCCACTGTCTGGGTCATCCCCTTAATCCTACTGGCGGCGGTGTATGGCGGTTATTTCGGCGCGGGCTTGAGTGTCATTGTGCTCGCAGCACTGGCGCTGATTCTGGATGATTCCCTGACGCGCCTGAATGCCCTGAAACAAGCAGTAGCGTTTGGGGTGAATGTCGCCACGGCAGTCTTTTTCCTGTTCTCGGGCAAAGTGGTCTGGTCACTCGCCTTCGTCATGGCTATCGGCGCACTCATCGGCGGCGTGCTCGGCGGTAAACTCGCTGGCAGCATCAACCCCGCCACCTTGCGCTGGCTGGTTGTCAGTATCGGCATACTGGTCGCTGTGGTTTACTGGATTAAATGA
- the ribH gene encoding 6,7-dimethyl-8-ribityllumazine synthase, translated as MSFNVIEGDFAPQEAKYGIVVARFNGFIVESLLSGAIDALKRHGGVKEEDIDVVRVPGAYELPLVAQAMAANGDYDAIIALGAVIRGSTPHFDFVAGEASKGLAQVGLSHELPVIFGVLTTDTIEQSIERAGTKAGNKGAEAALSALEMVSLLRKIRKTA; from the coding sequence ATGAGCTTCAATGTCATCGAAGGTGATTTTGCCCCACAGGAAGCCAAATACGGCATCGTCGTTGCGCGTTTCAATGGTTTTATCGTCGAAAGCCTGCTGTCAGGCGCGATTGATGCCCTCAAACGTCATGGCGGCGTGAAAGAGGAAGACATCGACGTGGTGCGCGTTCCGGGCGCTTATGAGTTGCCACTGGTGGCACAAGCGATGGCGGCCAATGGTGATTACGATGCCATTATTGCACTGGGTGCAGTGATTCGTGGCAGCACGCCGCATTTCGACTTCGTGGCAGGCGAAGCCTCCAAAGGTCTGGCACAAGTGGGCTTGAGCCATGAACTGCCCGTTATTTTCGGCGTTTTGACGACCGATACCATCGAACAATCCATCGAACGGGCAGGCACTAAAGCAGGCAACAAAGGCGCAGAAGCCGCTTTGTCAGCACTGGAAATGGTGTCCTTGTTACGTAAGATCAGGAAAACAGCATAA